The nucleotide window AAGGGAACGCTCGGTAACGAAACGGATGGCGCATGTGATTCCCCGGTCACCGGATGCTCCTTTGGCGACCGCATCGCCGCAGTTGTCATCACGCACTCAATCAAAATGACGATGCGTGTGGAATCTGACACCCAACGATATGCCAGTTCCCGAAGGATTCCCTTTCGGTCAGGTCGGCATGGGATTGGGACTTGCGTCCGGATGGGGGCGTGTCAGAGTCCGCGCGTCGGCCACCCTCCGCGGGAGGGATTCACCGGAGGAGGCCGACCGGGGATCATTCCCGGTGCTCCACCCTTGATGATTCCGCCATCCATTACTGCCGTTTCGGCAAACCCATCAGGTCGGGATATCCAGTGGATCCGGACCGATGACATCGGCCGGGAAACTTGCCCCGGTTCTGTATCAAACGCGACCAGCCGACCTTTTCCGAAGAAGGATTCCCGACCGACCAAGGCCCTGCATGAGCGACGCCGATTCTGATCTATCCACTACCGTCTCGTCCGCGACCGAGCGCGTCCGTCTGGCGCATCGCGCCGGCACCAGCCACGACAATCGTGAACCGCGTGACCTGATGGCGGACCCGGCGTGGACCGAGGAGGATCTCGGCGTGCCGCTGCCGGATTCCGCGCATGCCTGTTCCGTTTGTCTGCCCACGTGGGACGCCGTGGTGGGATACGAGGAAGGCCGTGAAAAGGTGACCCGCCGCATGCGCGCGGGCTATCCACGCTTTTTCAAGCACCCGCAGGTCGAACGCCTTTTCGCATCGGCCAAGTCCGAGATCGCTCTGGAGGACGAGCATGTCGTGGTGCTGCCCACGCGTGGTGCGGTCCAGCGCGCGCAGCGTTGGGTGGAACGCCGTGCGGAAACTGCTGTCCGCATCGCCAGCCTCAGCGGCCTGCAGGCTCTGGTGGTGCCCGCGAAGGCGAAGCAGGATGCGGATCTCTACTGGCGTTTCTCCGGCGAGGTCGTGAGCAGCCGTCAGGCCCAGGATTTCCTGGAGAACAATCTGCGTGAGGGATCGAAATCCCATCTCATCGCCCGCCGCATCGCGAAACTGGCCGGGGCGGAGCCGGAGGATTCATTTATCTTCTCCAGCGGCATGGCGGCCGTGACCGCCGTGCTGCGTGCCCTGCCCGGAGTGAAGGAGGGCAAGAAGACCCTGCAACTAGAGTTCCCGTACGTCGATTGCCTGAAGATCCAGGAACTTTTCGGCAACGGCGTGGTGTATCTCAACGACGCCACCGGCGAATCCTTCGATGAAGCCCTCCAGCGCATCCGCCAGGGTGAGTTCGCGGGCGTCTTCACCGAGGCGCCAAGCAATCCTCTCCTGCACACCGCGGACCTCGCGCGCCTTGCCGCCGCTTGTGCGGAAGGTTCCACTCCATTCATCATCGATGATTCCGCGGGAGGTCCTGCGAACGTCAATGCGCTGCGTTTCGCCGATGTGGTCACCGGCAGCCTGACGAAGTGGCTCTCCGGCATGGGCGATGTGATGGCGGGTGCCGCCACCGTGCGAACGGATTCACCGCACGCGAACGCGTTCCGCGAGTTCCTTGCCATCGAGTCCACCGAGACCGCTCCGCTTTACATCGGTGATGCGGAAGTGCTGCTTTCCAACCTCAAGGGCTACGAGGATCGCATGAAGACGGTCAACGCCAATGGCAGCGAGCTCGCCGCGTGGTTGGCTGCTCATCCCGCCGTGGAAACCGTGTGGCATCCATCGCTGGGGGATACCACGAACTATGACGCCGTGAAGGCAAAAGGCGGTGGTTACGGCGGCCTTCTGTCCTTCGTGCTCAAGAACCAGAAGCGGACGCCGAAGGTTTTCGACAGCCTCAGGGTTTGCAAGGGCCCCAGCTTCGGCACCCTCTTCACGCTGGCCTGCCCCTACACGTTGCTCGCACACTACCATGAGCTGGAGTGGACCGAGGACTGTGGCGTCCCGGCGAACCTGCTGCGTGTCTCCGCCGGCCTCGAGTCGTTCGAGACCATACGCACAGCCTTCGAGGAAGCGCTTGAGCACGCCTGAACTACCAGTGCATGCCGCGCTTTCTTCGCTCTTGATTCCCACCACTGGAATCATGAGTCTTTTCCCAACGGGCCTGTAGCTCAGCGGTTAGAGCAGGGGACTCATAATTGTAAATTGCTGATTTTCAGTAATTTGCGATTCTTTGCAAAGCGTTGTAGTCGCGGGTTTTGCAAAAGACTGGGCTTTGCGAAAATTTGCGAGTGCCTGCCCCGATTGGTGCGATTTTTGGGCCGGATCGTATAATCGTTCGTATAATCGCAGACTCCGTTGGATCAAGGGATACTAGGTCCCCTCGCTCCGGCGCGAATGTCGCAGGGACTTCAGTCGCCTCGTTACGGGAGGAGTCGGGATGGCATGTCTATAGGAAGCAGGCAGCTTCCGCCAAAGTTCGGTTGCCTGACGTGGGGAGGTTGACCGCGGACTGCCCAATAGGAGACACTGCGTGGACCCTGATTAAATGGAAAGCCCTCTGCAAAAGCACAATCCCCTTAAGTTCTGGGAACTGAACGAGACGCATTTCGAGGAGCTATGCCGTGACATTTGGGAGAAGGAGCCTGAGATCCGGCGGGCGGAGCGGCACGGTAAGCCGCGCGGCCAGAAGCAGCGAGGCGTTGACATCCTCGCTCGGAGGACCGACGGGAAGTGGAGTCTCGGCTCATGCAAAAACTACGTTGAATTCGGAGTCGATGACTTTGACGACGCTGTTGAGG belongs to Luteolibacter ambystomatis and includes:
- a CDS encoding PLP-dependent transferase, encoding MSDADSDLSTTVSSATERVRLAHRAGTSHDNREPRDLMADPAWTEEDLGVPLPDSAHACSVCLPTWDAVVGYEEGREKVTRRMRAGYPRFFKHPQVERLFASAKSEIALEDEHVVVLPTRGAVQRAQRWVERRAETAVRIASLSGLQALVVPAKAKQDADLYWRFSGEVVSSRQAQDFLENNLREGSKSHLIARRIAKLAGAEPEDSFIFSSGMAAVTAVLRALPGVKEGKKTLQLEFPYVDCLKIQELFGNGVVYLNDATGESFDEALQRIRQGEFAGVFTEAPSNPLLHTADLARLAAACAEGSTPFIIDDSAGGPANVNALRFADVVTGSLTKWLSGMGDVMAGAATVRTDSPHANAFREFLAIESTETAPLYIGDAEVLLSNLKGYEDRMKTVNANGSELAAWLAAHPAVETVWHPSLGDTTNYDAVKAKGGGYGGLLSFVLKNQKRTPKVFDSLRVCKGPSFGTLFTLACPYTLLAHYHELEWTEDCGVPANLLRVSAGLESFETIRTAFEEALEHA